In one window of Meleagris gallopavo isolate NT-WF06-2002-E0010 breed Aviagen turkey brand Nicholas breeding stock chromosome 12, Turkey_5.1, whole genome shotgun sequence DNA:
- the LOC100545069 gene encoding disintegrin and metalloproteinase domain-containing protein 10-like, translated as MKRDTSLFSEDFKVETSNQVIDYDTSHIYTGHIYGEQGSFSHGSVIDGRFEGFIQTHSGTFYIEPAERYIKDRTLPFHSVIYHEDDIKYPHKYGPQGGCADHSVFERMQKYQMTGIEEPTTEKPSEQPDSNGPQLLRKKRATQAEKNTCQLYIQTDHLFYKHYGTREAVIAQISSHVKAIDTIYRSTDFSGIRNISFMVKRIRINTTVDEKDSSNPFRFPNIGVEKFLELNSEQNHDDYCLAYVFTDRDFDDGVLGLAWVGAPSGSSGGICEKSKLYSDGKKKSLNTGIITVQNYGSHVPPKVSHITFAHEVGHNFGSPHDSGMECTPGESKNLGQKENGNYIMYARATSGDKLNNNKFSLCSIRNISQVLEKKRNNCFVESGQPICGNGLVEEGEQCDCGYSDQCKDECCYDANQSDDKKCKLKPGKFCSPSQGPCCTAQCNFKLKTDKCRNDSDCAREGMCNGFSALCPASQPKQNFTECNRRTQVCIKGQCTGSICEKYDLEECTCASSDGKDDRELCHVCCMRKSKICLDCVSMNLPVDRRNFVTVFLIVFLNLRSYFFF; from the exons ATGAAGAGAGATACATCTCTTTTTAGTGAGGATTTTAAAGTAGAAACATCAAACCAAGTAATTGATTATGATACCTCCCATATTTACACTGGACACATTTATG GTGAGCAGGGAAGTTTTAGCCATGGGTCTGTTATTGATGGAAGATTTGAAGGATTCATCCAAACTCACAGTGGGACCTTTTATATTGAGCCAGCAGAGAGATATATTAAGGACAGAACTCTACCATTCCACTCTGTCATTTATCATGAAGATGATATCA AATATCCTCATAAATATGGACCACAAGGAGGATGTGCAGATCATTCAGTATTTGAAAGAATGCAGAAGTACCAGATGACTGGTATAGAAGAACCAACAACAGAG AAGCCTTCTGAACAGCCTGACAGCAATGGTCCtcagcttttaagaaaaaaacgTGCCActcaagctgaaaaaaatacttgtcaGCTATATATTCAGACCGATCATCTGTTCTATAAGCACTATGGAACAAGGGAAGCTGTAATTGCACAG ATATCCAGCCATGTTAAAGCAATTGACACAATTTACCGCTCAACAGATTTCTCAGGAATCCGTAACATCAGCTTTATGGTGAAGCGAATAAGA ATTAACACAACTGTAGATGAGAAGGACTCTTCAAACCCCTTCAGATTTCCTAACATTGGTGTGGAAAAGTTTCTGGAACTGAACTCAGAACAGAATCATGATGATTATTGCTTGGCCTATGTATTTACAGACCGTGATTTTGATGATGGAGTCCTTGGTCTGGCTTGGGTTGGAGCCCCTTCAG GGAGCTCTGGTGGAATATGTGAAAAGAGCAAACTGTATTCTGATGGTAAGAAGAAGTCTTTGAACACTGGAATCATCACTGTTCAGAACTACGGCTCTCATGTTCCTCCCAAGGTTTCGCACATCACTTTTGCTCATGAGGTTGGACATAACTTTGGGTCACCT catgaTTCTGGAATGGAGTGCACTCCAGGGGAGTCCAAGAACTtgggacagaaagaaaatgggaattATATCATGTATGCAAGAGCAACATCTGGGGATAAACTTAATAACAACAAGTTCTCACTCTGTAGTATTCGAAATATCAGCCAAGTtcttgagaaaaagagaaataactgCTTTGTTG AGTCTGGTCAACCTATCTGTGGTAATGGACTGGTAGAAGAAGGAGAGCAGTGTGACTGTGGGTACAGCGACCAGTGTAAAGATGAATGCTGTTATGACGCAAACCAATCAGATGATAAAAAATGCAAGTTAAAACCAGGCAAATTCTGCAG CCCTAGTCAAGGCCCTTGCTGTACTGCGCAGTGTAACTTCAAACTGAAGACTGACAAGTGCCGAAATGATTCGGACTGTGCGAGGGAGGGAATGTGTAATGGTTTCAGTGCTCTCTGTCCAGCCTCCCAGCCTAAACAAAACTTCACAGAATGCAACAGGCGTACACAAGTTTGCATAAAAGGG CAATGTACTGGCTCTATCTGTGAGAAGTATGACCTGGAGGAATGTACATGTGCTAGCTCAGATGGCAAGGACGATAGAGAATTGTGTCATGTCTGCTGCATGAGAAAAAGTAAGATTTGTCTGGATTGTGTAAGCATGAATTTACCAGTAGATAGGAGGAATTTTGTGACagtttttttaatagtttttcttAACTTGAgatcatacttttttttttaa